A window from Lactiplantibacillus pentosus encodes these proteins:
- a CDS encoding PD-(D/E)XK nuclease family protein: MSLQFVLGPAKLDHRSKMVEQLVAKLRAQPNDQYFYLVPNHIKFDTEVDVLNRLAEADGQTGLYAQSQVQVFSFTRLAWYLMKNEAAYQVPRLSAAGINMLLHRILQQHADELRLFGGEISQTGFVTQLASEINELQLANLQPEDVAQLAANAQAGDLQAKMHDLAIVYADFVTATADKYLKPADVLVQLNAYLRHQDLHGTHVYVELAGFAQLPAQEQGIITTMLEQGADVTISLVLDHKVVDQAPDNGTLFYQSGRLYYRLYQYARIRQIPVGQDIQATESRVTAGLASLDDFWRGTPQAATGQEAPNPNVHLFRTDSRQTELAQVGRMIRDMVAQKHVNPADDYHYRDFLIMTRHLNSYKTMLAPTFHQLEIPYFVDLERSMADHPLVELVNALFDMDEQQYQYRDVMRVLKTELLIPQIDGQPMDREAYRQAVDLTENFILKSGYHGQQWLQAEDWQYFQLTEGDIGIETDQNIEISRQINLIHHFVATIFPPFFKKMQQAPDGKAAVTVLVNFLTAHGVTQQLLAWRDQALDRQDVQAAAEPEQTWQTFCDMLDEYVTILGSEPFEITDFLALLQAGFEGASYSQIPSTLDQVLISESGIVQSQDHRVVFMIGATDLVMPDRIMSNNLLSDVDKENLQPSLATLDGDHYLNDSAVVQLGDESCLNYLAFLSARQHLFFSAPFKDDQETDLNWSTYVRRIQQQFNLKEHSYLGTPDPTSPDVKPFVGTKRRTLSHVIQVYRDVLTTNTDRNRVGEPLRPAPVWVWLRQQLTRDPQFGSLARQLMAGLSYRNQPVTLTAASVEALYGHQIYTSISKLEEFYRNQYAYFLKYGLKLRERDVFELSAASTGEFFHAVLDGLIKALRTDQIPLAQASDQQLGHYLETVTREILDQPQFTILTSSNRMAYLQRQLISTVRQIAFAIRNQSKLSAAEPRQTEVLFGNVGKEHGLKALDFQIDATHSVHVRGKIDRLDQIQVANQSYLGIVDYKSSTHKFDFQEAYYGLAMQMLTYLDAVLHNESELVGSDQEAVKLAGALYMHIQNPTLKPKEIQGGFEAALLKKNKYKGLLLDDPQLLEHLDSEVQEQSGTSKVYPFSRRKDGSYSGGRAASLVTNEQLERLLAHNSQLIVAAAEAIFAGQVQLNPIRLNDKTTALQYSPYLAIMQFDAMLAENAYRDLPPLSAKQVLDLLKDEKGGSLS; encoded by the coding sequence GTGAGTTTACAATTCGTGTTGGGGCCGGCCAAGCTGGATCACCGGTCGAAGATGGTTGAACAGTTAGTCGCGAAGTTACGTGCCCAACCCAATGATCAGTATTTCTACTTAGTACCCAATCATATTAAATTCGATACAGAAGTGGACGTGTTGAACCGGCTTGCAGAAGCCGATGGCCAAACTGGTTTGTACGCGCAAAGCCAAGTCCAGGTCTTTTCATTCACGCGTTTGGCGTGGTATTTAATGAAAAACGAGGCGGCTTATCAAGTTCCTCGGCTTTCGGCGGCGGGCATCAATATGTTACTGCATCGCATTTTGCAGCAACACGCCGATGAGCTGCGGTTATTTGGTGGTGAAATCTCACAAACTGGATTTGTGACGCAACTGGCCAGTGAAATTAATGAACTGCAACTAGCCAACTTGCAGCCAGAAGATGTGGCCCAACTGGCTGCCAATGCCCAAGCTGGTGACTTACAAGCGAAAATGCACGACCTCGCAATCGTTTATGCTGATTTTGTCACAGCGACTGCGGATAAATACTTAAAACCAGCCGATGTTTTGGTTCAACTGAATGCTTACCTACGTCATCAGGACTTACATGGCACGCACGTTTACGTTGAACTGGCGGGCTTTGCACAATTACCCGCTCAGGAACAGGGAATCATCACAACCATGCTGGAGCAGGGCGCGGACGTGACTATTAGTTTGGTGTTGGATCACAAAGTCGTTGACCAGGCACCGGATAACGGCACGCTCTTTTATCAATCAGGTCGACTCTACTATCGACTCTATCAGTATGCCCGAATTCGCCAAATTCCGGTTGGACAGGATATTCAAGCAACTGAGTCACGAGTGACAGCTGGATTGGCGTCCTTAGACGACTTTTGGCGTGGAACTCCTCAGGCCGCAACTGGCCAAGAAGCACCTAATCCCAACGTCCATCTCTTCAGAACAGATAGTCGGCAAACTGAACTGGCACAAGTTGGTCGTATGATTCGTGATATGGTCGCTCAGAAACATGTGAATCCGGCCGATGATTATCATTACCGTGATTTCTTGATTATGACGCGGCATCTAAACTCATATAAGACGATGCTTGCACCGACTTTTCATCAACTCGAAATTCCATACTTCGTTGACTTAGAACGATCCATGGCTGATCACCCATTGGTCGAATTGGTCAATGCGTTATTTGACATGGATGAACAGCAGTATCAATACCGCGATGTGATGCGGGTCCTCAAGACCGAATTACTGATTCCACAAATCGACGGACAACCGATGGACCGTGAAGCCTATCGTCAAGCGGTCGATTTAACTGAAAACTTTATTTTGAAGAGTGGGTATCATGGTCAACAGTGGTTACAAGCCGAAGATTGGCAGTATTTCCAACTTACGGAAGGCGATATTGGGATTGAAACCGACCAAAACATCGAAATTTCGCGGCAAATCAATTTAATTCATCACTTTGTGGCGACGATTTTCCCACCTTTCTTCAAAAAAATGCAGCAAGCGCCCGATGGCAAGGCAGCCGTCACCGTACTTGTTAATTTTTTGACGGCTCACGGTGTCACACAACAGCTTCTAGCGTGGCGTGACCAGGCTTTGGACCGCCAAGATGTTCAGGCCGCAGCAGAACCGGAACAGACGTGGCAGACATTTTGTGACATGCTCGATGAATACGTGACGATTTTGGGGTCTGAACCGTTTGAAATTACGGACTTCTTAGCGTTGTTACAGGCCGGATTTGAAGGCGCTAGCTACTCACAGATTCCATCGACCTTGGACCAAGTCTTAATTTCTGAAAGTGGAATCGTTCAAAGCCAGGATCACCGAGTCGTCTTCATGATTGGTGCGACTGATTTAGTCATGCCCGACCGCATTATGAGTAACAACTTATTGAGCGATGTCGATAAAGAGAATTTACAACCAAGCCTAGCTACTTTAGATGGTGACCACTATCTGAATGATTCAGCCGTCGTTCAACTGGGCGATGAAAGTTGCTTGAATTACCTGGCTTTTTTGAGTGCGCGTCAGCACTTGTTCTTTAGTGCACCGTTTAAGGACGACCAGGAAACAGATCTAAATTGGTCGACCTATGTTCGGCGGATTCAACAACAGTTTAATCTCAAGGAGCACTCGTATTTGGGAACGCCTGACCCGACTAGCCCCGACGTTAAGCCGTTTGTCGGTACCAAACGCCGGACGCTCAGTCATGTGATCCAAGTCTATCGAGATGTGCTGACGACCAATACTGACCGCAATCGCGTTGGTGAACCATTACGACCAGCGCCAGTCTGGGTCTGGCTGCGTCAACAACTGACCCGGGATCCACAATTTGGGTCGTTAGCGCGGCAATTGATGGCGGGACTCAGTTATCGTAACCAACCCGTCACTTTGACGGCGGCAAGTGTCGAGGCACTCTATGGTCATCAAATTTATACCTCCATTTCCAAACTAGAAGAATTTTATCGCAACCAGTATGCCTACTTCTTAAAGTACGGCTTAAAGTTGCGTGAACGGGACGTCTTCGAACTATCCGCGGCTAGTACTGGTGAGTTCTTCCACGCGGTATTGGATGGCTTGATTAAGGCGCTTCGGACGGATCAGATTCCGTTGGCCCAGGCCAGTGATCAGCAGTTGGGTCACTATTTGGAAACGGTGACTCGCGAGATTCTCGACCAACCCCAATTTACGATTTTAACGAGTTCTAATCGCATGGCGTATCTCCAACGGCAGTTGATCAGCACGGTGCGCCAAATTGCGTTTGCCATTCGTAACCAGAGTAAGTTGTCGGCGGCCGAACCGCGTCAAACCGAAGTGCTCTTCGGAAATGTTGGTAAGGAGCACGGCTTAAAAGCCTTAGATTTCCAAATTGATGCGACTCACAGTGTCCACGTCCGGGGGAAAATCGACCGGTTAGATCAGATTCAAGTGGCCAATCAAAGCTATCTGGGAATCGTGGATTACAAATCATCCACGCACAAGTTTGATTTCCAAGAAGCATACTATGGCTTAGCGATGCAAATGTTAACGTACTTGGATGCGGTCTTGCATAATGAATCTGAATTAGTCGGTTCTGACCAGGAAGCTGTTAAATTGGCGGGTGCGCTCTACATGCATATTCAGAACCCGACCTTGAAACCTAAAGAAATTCAAGGGGGATTTGAAGCTGCACTTTTGAAGAAAAACAAGTACAAGGGGCTCTTATTGGACGATCCGCAACTGTTGGAACATTTGGATAGTGAGGTTCAGGAACAATCGGGAACCTCGAAAGTGTATCCATTTTCGCGACGAAAGGACGGCTCCTACAGTGGCGGTCGGGCGGCATCACTGGTCACTAACGAGCAATTGGAACGGCTACTAGCCCATAATAGTCAGCTGATTGTCGCCGCAGCTGAAGCCATTTTCGCGGGGCAAGTGCAACTGAACCCAATCCGGCTCAACGATAAGACAACGGCCTTACAATATTCGCCATACCTGGCTATCATGCAGTTTGATGCGATGTTGGCGGAAAATGCTTATCGCGATTTACCACCGCTGTCCGCAAAACAAGTACTTGATTTATTGAAAGACGAGAAAGGTGGCAGTTTATCATGA
- a CDS encoding DMT family transporter produces the protein MLAILIGLAIGVGLPMQTSINSRLRSSVGSPFMASLISFAVGTVFLGVITLIDVHTLGFSPALFTSQPLWIWLGGLFGIIYLTGNILLFPKLGSVQTVIMPVLGQIVAGLLIDNFGWFDSATRALTPIRVLGAVLVLVGVIITVAVKGWLDNRHNRIAESAEQQLATQQTALWLWRLLGVFAGMLSAAQTAVNGHLGKVLGSTVHAAFISFLVGTIGLIIIVAILHPGLKLQTPAGQSNPWWMWIGGMIGSLYVLGNVYLAPTVGTGLAVVIVLVGLMAGSLLIDQFGWFASKRNPVTGAQLLGLLVMIFGVALIRLF, from the coding sequence ATGTTAGCAATTTTGATTGGGTTAGCCATCGGTGTTGGCTTGCCGATGCAAACGAGTATTAATTCACGACTGCGCAGCTCAGTTGGATCGCCATTCATGGCCTCACTGATTTCTTTTGCAGTCGGGACCGTGTTTTTGGGCGTGATTACCTTAATTGATGTCCATACGTTGGGTTTTTCACCAGCGTTATTCACGAGTCAGCCCCTGTGGATCTGGTTGGGGGGATTATTCGGAATCATTTATTTGACGGGTAATATTTTACTTTTCCCGAAGTTAGGCAGTGTCCAAACGGTGATTATGCCGGTGCTTGGCCAAATTGTAGCGGGACTCTTAATCGATAATTTTGGCTGGTTTGATTCAGCTACCCGTGCATTGACGCCTATTCGGGTGCTGGGTGCGGTGCTCGTCTTAGTCGGTGTCATCATTACTGTGGCGGTCAAAGGGTGGCTCGATAATCGCCATAACCGCATTGCCGAGTCCGCGGAACAACAATTAGCAACTCAGCAGACAGCGCTCTGGTTGTGGCGGCTCTTAGGCGTCTTTGCTGGGATGTTAAGTGCGGCCCAAACTGCAGTCAACGGGCATCTCGGTAAAGTGTTAGGGTCGACCGTCCACGCGGCGTTTATCTCGTTTTTGGTCGGAACTATCGGACTGATTATCATCGTTGCAATCCTGCATCCTGGCTTAAAATTACAGACACCGGCCGGTCAATCGAATCCGTGGTGGATGTGGATTGGTGGCATGATTGGGTCGTTATATGTGCTGGGTAACGTCTACCTGGCACCAACGGTTGGAACCGGATTAGCGGTCGTTATCGTGTTAGTTGGTCTGATGGCCGGAAGTTTGTTGATCGACCAATTTGGCTGGTTTGCTTCCAAACGTAACCCGGTTACTGGCGCACAACTCTTAGGGTTACTAGTGATGATTTTTGGCGTGGCGCTGATTCGATTGTTCTAA
- the pyrE gene encoding orotate phosphoribosyltransferase: protein MSEIAATIATDLLAIQAVTLRPNAPFTWASGIKSPIYTDNRLTISYPEVRQHIASGIAAIIKRDYPETEVIAGVATAGIPHAAWVAAELHLPLIYVRSKPKDHGAGRQIEGVLKPGEKVVMLDDLISTGGSVLQAAEAVQAAGGLIQAVGSIFSYGLDAATRNFAAAKLPLFSLSNYSELIKVARDADYINDDELASLHAWRQDPEHWDAQA, encoded by the coding sequence ATGAGTGAAATTGCAGCAACCATCGCGACCGATTTATTAGCCATCCAAGCCGTCACGTTACGGCCGAATGCACCGTTTACTTGGGCGAGTGGGATCAAAAGCCCAATTTATACGGATAATCGGTTAACGATTTCATATCCAGAAGTTCGGCAGCACATTGCAAGCGGCATTGCGGCCATCATCAAGCGTGACTATCCAGAGACAGAGGTCATCGCAGGTGTTGCCACGGCTGGAATTCCGCACGCGGCGTGGGTCGCAGCTGAACTGCACTTACCACTGATTTACGTGCGGTCCAAGCCTAAGGACCATGGGGCTGGACGCCAAATCGAAGGTGTCTTGAAGCCTGGTGAAAAAGTGGTCATGTTAGACGATTTGATTTCAACTGGCGGCAGTGTCTTACAAGCGGCTGAGGCAGTCCAAGCAGCCGGTGGCCTGATTCAAGCAGTCGGCTCAATCTTTAGCTACGGTTTAGATGCCGCGACGCGTAACTTTGCCGCTGCCAAACTACCGCTGTTCAGTCTGTCAAATTATTCAGAACTAATCAAAGTTGCCCGCGACGCGGATTACATCAATGATGACGAGTTAGCTTCGCTTCACGCTTGGCGTCAAGATCCCGAACATTGGGATGCACAAGCGTAA
- the pyrF gene encoding orotidine-5'-phosphate decarboxylase: MSRPVIIALDFPTATKALAFLDQFPANLHVTVKIGMELFYAAGPEIVKAVQQRGHAVFLDLKLHDIPNTVESAMRVLGQLGVTYTTVHAAGGHVMLAAAKRGLVAGATAAGLPAPKLLAITQLTSTNQDILNQDQQIAGTVRASVVHYAQLAQQSGCDGVICSAQEVQAIHEAVGTDFLGITPGIRPAQAQADDQQRVMTPAAAAKAGSNGLVIGRPITQATDPVKAYQDIMSEWSN, from the coding sequence ATGAGTCGACCAGTGATTATCGCCCTGGACTTTCCCACGGCTACTAAAGCGTTGGCGTTTTTAGACCAATTTCCAGCAAACTTGCATGTGACGGTCAAAATCGGGATGGAGCTGTTCTACGCGGCGGGTCCGGAGATCGTAAAGGCTGTGCAACAACGTGGTCACGCGGTATTTCTTGACTTGAAGCTCCATGATATTCCTAATACGGTGGAATCGGCAATGCGGGTACTCGGTCAATTAGGGGTGACCTATACGACCGTGCACGCCGCGGGTGGTCACGTGATGTTAGCGGCTGCCAAACGGGGCTTGGTAGCTGGTGCGACGGCCGCGGGTTTACCAGCCCCTAAATTACTAGCGATTACACAGTTGACCTCGACGAATCAGGACATCCTTAATCAGGACCAACAAATTGCTGGGACGGTGCGTGCAAGCGTCGTGCACTACGCTCAGCTCGCACAACAGAGTGGTTGCGATGGCGTCATTTGCTCAGCGCAAGAGGTGCAGGCGATTCATGAGGCGGTTGGCACCGATTTTCTGGGGATTACGCCCGGAATTCGGCCAGCCCAGGCCCAAGCGGATGATCAGCAACGGGTGATGACCCCCGCGGCGGCCGCTAAAGCTGGAAGCAACGGCCTAGTTATTGGCCGCCCGATTACTCAAGCAACTGATCCGGTCAAAGCCTATCAAGACATTATGTCAGAATGGAGTAACTAA
- a CDS encoding dihydroorotate dehydrogenase, giving the protein MGRLTVDLAGVTLKNPVMPASGTAAYGQTMAQQLDLAALGGLVIKSTTAAPKAGNPRPTTAPTTAGWLNAIGLKNPGIDNVLAEKLPWLASHYPELPIIGSVAGASFDEYVTVAQKMASAENVKLLEINISCPNVEHGGLAFGTDPDTVTALTKAIVDVVDKPVFMKLTPNVTDIVPIAKAAEAGGAAGLTMINTLTGMGIDLKTRRPILAHGTGGLSGKAIHPLAVRMIHEVRQQTTLPIIGVGGVFTPEDVLEFYLAGANAVQVGAATYGQPTACTDIIAGLPAAMDKYGITSLQALIKEVQG; this is encoded by the coding sequence ATGGGACGATTAACAGTAGATTTAGCCGGGGTGACCCTGAAGAACCCAGTCATGCCAGCAAGTGGGACGGCCGCTTACGGTCAAACGATGGCCCAACAATTAGATTTGGCCGCGCTGGGTGGTCTGGTCATCAAATCCACGACCGCGGCACCCAAAGCCGGTAATCCACGGCCAACGACGGCACCGACTACGGCTGGCTGGTTGAACGCGATCGGGTTAAAAAATCCTGGTATCGATAACGTACTCGCAGAGAAACTCCCGTGGCTTGCCAGCCACTATCCTGAGTTACCAATCATTGGGAGTGTTGCTGGTGCAAGCTTCGATGAATACGTTACTGTTGCCCAGAAGATGGCCTCAGCTGAAAATGTTAAATTACTTGAAATCAATATTTCATGTCCCAACGTTGAACACGGCGGCTTGGCGTTTGGAACCGACCCAGACACGGTCACGGCCTTAACGAAGGCCATCGTCGATGTCGTTGATAAGCCGGTATTCATGAAGCTGACGCCAAATGTGACCGATATTGTTCCAATTGCCAAAGCTGCCGAGGCGGGCGGTGCGGCCGGCTTGACGATGATTAATACGCTGACTGGGATGGGCATTGATCTGAAGACCCGCCGACCAATCTTGGCACACGGTACCGGTGGCTTGTCGGGTAAGGCGATTCATCCATTAGCCGTGCGGATGATTCACGAAGTTCGCCAACAGACGACCTTGCCAATTATCGGCGTTGGTGGCGTCTTCACGCCAGAAGATGTCCTTGAATTCTACCTGGCTGGTGCAAATGCGGTTCAAGTTGGCGCGGCGACATACGGTCAACCAACTGCTTGTACCGACATTATCGCTGGCTTACCTGCAGCGATGGATAAGTATGGCATCACGAGTTTACAAGCGCTGATCAAGGAGGTGCAGGGATGA
- the carB gene encoding carbamoyl-phosphate synthase large subunit has protein sequence MPKRTDIHKIMVIGSGPIIIGQAAEFDYSGTQACLALKELDYEVVLVNSNPATIMTDKEIADQVYLEPITLEFVSQILRKERPDAILPTLGGQQGLNMAMELSQSGILDELKIELLGTKLSAIDQAEDREQFKDLMAELHEPVPASGIARTIDEALAFADESGYPVIVRPAFTMGGTGGGIAENPQQLYDIAENGLALSPVTQVLIEQSIAGYKEIEFEVMRDAADNAMVVCNMENFDPVGIHTGDSIVYAPVQTLADREVQMLRDAALKIIRALKIEGGCNVQLALDPESYQYYIIEVNPRVSRSSALASKATGYSIAKMAAKIAVGLHLDEIKNPVTGTTYAEFEPALDYVVCKIPRWPFDKFTHADRRLGTQMKATGEVMAIGRNIEEATLKAVRSLEIGVHHVTEPALATVDDDVLSDKLIHAQDDRLFYLTEAIRRGYPIEELSELTKINVFFLDKLLHIIEIERELQAHVDDLDVLTVAKRNGFADQTVADYWHETIDQVRQFRLDHDLAPVYKMVDTCAGEFASETPYYYGTYETENESVVTTKPSVLVLGSGPIRIGQGVEFDYATVHSVKAIQKAGYEAIIMNSNPETVSTDFSVSDKLYFEPLTIEDVLNVVELEKPVGVIVQFGGQTAINLAKPLADHGIKILGTSVADVNRAEDRDEFDKVIKALEIPQPAGDTASDEATALAIADKLGYPVLVRPSYVLGGRAMEIVKKRADLDYYMHNAVKVSHDHPVLVDSYLVGKECEVDAICDGETVLIPGIMKHIERAGVHSGDSMAVYPPQSLSAAVQAQIVDYTEKLAIALNCVGMMNIQFVIHEEQVYVIEVNPRASRTVPFLSKVTNIPMAQVATRAILGQSLTDQGYQTGLVTPGRLVHVKAPVFSFSKLNRVDSLLGPEMKSTGEVMGSDVTMAKALYKAFEAAKLHVPSHGNVLFTVRDDDKPETVALARRFHALGYQLLATHGTASALTEQGLPVTVVDKIDSGEHDLLHRMEAGEVQVVINTVSDEEQAENDGTLIRNTSIMHGIPLFTALDTVAAILQVRESQSFVTQAL, from the coding sequence ATGCCTAAACGGACGGATATTCATAAAATCATGGTGATTGGTTCAGGGCCAATCATTATTGGACAAGCTGCGGAATTCGATTACTCCGGGACTCAAGCTTGTCTGGCACTCAAGGAACTGGATTACGAAGTGGTGCTGGTCAACTCTAATCCGGCGACCATCATGACCGACAAAGAAATCGCGGACCAAGTGTACTTGGAACCCATCACGTTGGAATTTGTGTCACAGATTTTGCGTAAAGAACGCCCGGACGCTATTTTGCCAACACTTGGTGGTCAACAAGGGTTGAACATGGCGATGGAATTATCGCAATCAGGCATTTTGGATGAACTGAAAATCGAATTGCTGGGGACGAAGTTAAGTGCAATCGATCAAGCCGAAGACCGGGAACAATTCAAAGATTTGATGGCTGAATTACACGAACCCGTACCCGCTTCAGGCATCGCCCGGACAATTGACGAAGCCTTAGCGTTTGCGGACGAATCCGGTTATCCTGTCATTGTCCGGCCCGCCTTTACCATGGGTGGGACTGGTGGTGGAATCGCTGAAAATCCGCAACAGTTATACGACATTGCCGAGAACGGCCTAGCCTTATCACCAGTCACCCAAGTGCTAATCGAACAAAGCATTGCCGGTTATAAAGAAATCGAATTTGAAGTGATGCGTGACGCCGCCGATAACGCGATGGTCGTCTGCAACATGGAAAACTTTGACCCCGTCGGCATTCATACGGGTGATTCAATCGTGTACGCGCCGGTGCAAACCTTAGCCGACCGCGAAGTTCAGATGTTACGGGATGCGGCCTTAAAGATTATCCGCGCACTAAAAATCGAAGGTGGCTGTAATGTTCAGCTGGCTTTGGATCCAGAGAGTTATCAATATTATATTATTGAAGTTAATCCACGGGTCAGCCGCTCGTCAGCGCTCGCTTCAAAGGCGACTGGTTATTCGATTGCCAAGATGGCCGCTAAAATTGCGGTGGGACTGCATTTGGATGAAATCAAGAATCCGGTTACCGGGACGACCTATGCTGAGTTTGAACCGGCATTGGATTACGTCGTCTGCAAAATTCCGCGCTGGCCATTTGATAAGTTCACGCATGCTGACCGGCGTTTAGGGACTCAGATGAAGGCGACCGGTGAAGTGATGGCAATCGGCCGGAACATTGAAGAAGCCACTTTGAAGGCGGTTCGTTCACTTGAAATCGGTGTGCATCACGTCACGGAACCTGCGTTGGCAACGGTCGATGACGATGTCTTGAGTGACAAGTTGATTCACGCTCAAGATGACCGGTTATTCTATCTCACGGAAGCGATTCGGCGCGGTTACCCGATTGAAGAACTGTCGGAGCTCACGAAAATCAACGTCTTCTTCTTAGACAAATTGTTACACATCATCGAAATCGAACGGGAACTCCAAGCGCATGTCGATGACTTAGATGTTTTGACGGTTGCGAAACGTAACGGCTTTGCGGACCAAACCGTGGCTGATTACTGGCACGAAACCATCGACCAGGTTCGTCAATTCCGGCTAGACCATGATTTGGCCCCCGTTTACAAGATGGTCGATACCTGTGCGGGTGAATTTGCGTCAGAGACGCCGTACTACTATGGCACATACGAAACGGAAAATGAAAGCGTCGTGACGACTAAGCCATCCGTCCTCGTGCTCGGTTCGGGTCCGATTCGGATCGGTCAAGGGGTCGAATTCGATTATGCCACGGTCCATTCCGTTAAAGCGATTCAAAAGGCCGGCTATGAAGCAATCATCATGAACAGTAACCCTGAGACGGTTTCCACTGATTTCTCAGTATCCGACAAGTTGTACTTCGAACCGTTAACGATTGAAGACGTCTTAAACGTTGTTGAATTGGAAAAACCAGTTGGGGTCATCGTTCAGTTTGGTGGTCAAACGGCCATCAATTTGGCAAAACCACTGGCAGACCATGGTATCAAGATTCTGGGAACGAGCGTGGCGGATGTCAACCGGGCTGAAGACCGTGATGAGTTTGATAAGGTCATCAAGGCCTTGGAAATCCCACAACCAGCTGGTGATACCGCTAGTGATGAAGCAACTGCCTTAGCGATTGCTGACAAATTAGGCTATCCAGTCTTAGTGCGGCCAAGCTACGTGCTCGGTGGTCGGGCGATGGAAATCGTCAAGAAGCGGGCGGACTTAGATTACTACATGCATAATGCCGTTAAAGTCTCACATGATCATCCCGTTTTAGTGGATAGCTACTTGGTCGGTAAAGAGTGTGAAGTTGATGCGATTTGTGACGGTGAGACCGTCTTGATTCCAGGTATCATGAAACATATCGAACGCGCTGGGGTCCATTCCGGTGATTCGATGGCCGTTTATCCGCCACAGTCACTGTCCGCAGCGGTTCAAGCCCAAATTGTGGATTATACTGAAAAACTAGCGATTGCGCTCAACTGTGTCGGCATGATGAACATCCAATTTGTCATTCATGAAGAACAAGTTTACGTGATTGAAGTCAATCCGCGGGCAAGTCGGACGGTACCATTCTTGAGTAAGGTCACCAACATTCCGATGGCTCAAGTGGCCACTCGTGCGATTCTGGGACAATCCTTGACGGACCAAGGCTATCAAACTGGGTTAGTCACACCTGGTCGATTGGTCCACGTTAAGGCGCCGGTCTTCTCATTCTCCAAGCTGAATCGTGTCGACAGTTTACTCGGCCCTGAAATGAAGTCGACGGGTGAAGTTATGGGCAGTGATGTCACGATGGCCAAAGCCCTCTACAAGGCGTTTGAAGCGGCCAAACTGCACGTCCCAAGTCATGGCAACGTCTTATTCACCGTTCGTGATGATGACAAACCCGAAACAGTGGCACTTGCCCGGCGTTTCCACGCGCTCGGCTATCAATTGTTGGCGACGCATGGGACCGCCAGCGCATTGACTGAACAAGGATTACCGGTCACCGTAGTCGATAAAATCGATAGCGGCGAGCACGATTTATTGCATCGGATGGAAGCCGGCGAAGTGCAAGTCGTCATCAATACGGTCTCAGATGAAGAACAGGCAGAAAATGATGGGACGCTGATTCGGAATACGTCAATCATGCATGGTATTCCGCTATTCACGGCACTAGATACGGTGGCTGCCATCCTACAAGTGCGCGAATCACAATCATTTGTGACCCAAGCGTTATAA